The DNA sequence ATCCCCAGAGCTTTATACTGGCAATCCTTGTGGGAATAATCTTCCCTCCGATTGCCGTTGGATTGCTCATGATTGCCGGTATCCTTGATACATGGTTTGATTTCAGAACACGTCTAAACAGAATGGATGAAAGGAAAAATTCATAATGAAAGTACTACTTATAAAGAGTGTGGAAGACCTCGGCCTGGGGGGGGATGTTGTGGATGTAGCCGATGGATACGCCAGGAATTACCTTTTCCCTCGAAATTTCGCGGTAAAAGCAACTCCCGCTGCCGTTAAATCGACCGAAATCTACAGGACAAAAGCCTTGAAGGAACAGGTCAGAATATCCGAAGAATCCAGGCAGTTCGCGGATAAACTCAAGGATTTTGTTGTCGAGATTACAGCCGCTGCGGATGACACCGGACATCTTTACGGAAGTGTCAGTGAAAGAAACATCTGCGAGATTATCAACGAATCCGGCTTCGATATAGATGTTGAACAGGTACTTCTCGATGAGCACTTTAAAAAAACGGGAGAGTATTCTGTCTCCATTAAAATTTACGGAGACAT is a window from the Candidatus Aegiribacteria sp. genome containing:
- the rplI gene encoding 50S ribosomal protein L9 — translated: MKVLLIKSVEDLGLGGDVVDVADGYARNYLFPRNFAVKATPAAVKSTEIYRTKALKEQVRISEESRQFADKLKDFVVEITAAADDTGHLYGSVSERNICEIINESGFDIDVEQVLLDEHFKKTGEYSVSIKIYGDIRTDVLVRILPEENK